A region from the Pseudomonas sp. KU26590 genome encodes:
- a CDS encoding DUF2282 domain-containing protein, which produces MKTINIAAIAIALSSVAAGSVMAAEKPAAMEKCYGVSMAGKNDCKAGAGTTCAGTSKTDYQANSWKNVPAGTCTSIKTPNGHGTLEAM; this is translated from the coding sequence ATGAAAACTATCAATATTGCCGCTATCGCAATCGCCCTGTCTTCCGTTGCTGCCGGTTCTGTCATGGCGGCCGAAAAACCAGCGGCCATGGAGAAGTGCTACGGCGTTTCCATGGCGGGCAAGAATGATTGCAAAGCAGGCGCAGGCACCACGTGTGCTGGCACTTCGAAGACCGACTACCAGGCCAACTCGTGGAAAAACGTTCCGGCCGGCACTTGCACCTCGATCAAGACGCCAAACGGCCACGGTACTCTGGAAGCCATGTAA
- a CDS encoding DUF1109 domain-containing protein — MNTDDLVSMLSTGVEPVDPRAIAKRFSLAMLIGGVGALLVILLRFGVRPDLADVATTPIFWAKVAFPLSLMVGALLMTTRLARPGMSAGGGKLWVTLGVAAIWVGTLYGLAVAPADDRVAIVLGTTWKVCAFNITLLSVPGFVAVFWALRGLAPTRPKLAGACGGLLASSLATLAYCLHCPEMAIPFWGIWYFLGMLVPTLIGAAMGPRWLRW, encoded by the coding sequence ATGAATACAGATGATCTTGTTTCCATGCTTTCCACCGGGGTCGAACCCGTTGATCCCAGGGCGATCGCCAAGCGCTTCAGCCTGGCGATGCTGATTGGCGGAGTGGGGGCTCTGTTGGTGATCCTGCTGCGCTTCGGCGTACGGCCTGATCTGGCCGACGTGGCGACGACTCCGATTTTCTGGGCCAAGGTCGCCTTTCCCCTGAGCCTGATGGTGGGCGCGTTACTGATGACGACGCGTCTGGCTCGTCCCGGCATGAGTGCGGGTGGCGGCAAGCTGTGGGTGACGCTGGGGGTGGCGGCGATCTGGGTCGGCACGCTGTACGGGCTGGCTGTCGCACCTGCCGATGATCGAGTCGCCATCGTCTTGGGCACAACCTGGAAAGTGTGCGCCTTCAATATCACCTTGCTCTCTGTACCCGGCTTTGTTGCGGTGTTCTGGGCATTGCGCGGCCTGGCACCAACCCGGCCGAAGCTCGCGGGCGCGTGCGGCGGCCTGCTCGCCAGCTCCCTGGCTACGCTTGCCTACTGCCTGCACTGTCCTGAAATGGCCATACCGTTCTGGGGTATCTGGTATTTTCTGGGGATGCTGGTGCCGACCTTGATCGGCGCGGCCATGGGGCCGCGTTGGTTGCGTTGGTAG
- a CDS encoding sigma-70 family RNA polymerase sigma factor, producing the protein MDRTTHNESLRRREIDLQTLFLSGLKGEQADYAHFLRELSTHLRGFLRARLLRQPDEIEDLLQEILLAVHNGRQTYQSDQPLTAWVFAIARYKLADFYRSRSRHDGLNDSIDDAEELFAEPCLEPAQASRDLDKLLEELPDKQRLPIMHVKLEGLSVAQTAQLTGLSESAVKIGVHRGLKALAAMIRGK; encoded by the coding sequence ATGGACCGAACTACACATAACGAATCGTTGCGCAGGCGAGAGATCGATCTTCAGACGCTCTTCCTGTCTGGACTCAAGGGTGAGCAAGCCGACTACGCGCATTTTCTGCGGGAGTTGAGTACACACCTGCGTGGTTTTCTCAGGGCACGGCTGCTGCGTCAGCCAGATGAGATAGAGGATCTGCTGCAAGAGATTCTGCTGGCGGTGCATAACGGCCGTCAGACCTATCAATCCGATCAGCCGTTGACGGCCTGGGTGTTTGCCATTGCTCGCTACAAACTGGCTGATTTCTATCGTTCCCGCTCGCGGCACGATGGGCTCAACGATTCCATTGATGACGCCGAGGAGCTATTTGCCGAGCCCTGCCTGGAACCGGCTCAGGCAAGTCGCGATCTGGACAAGTTGCTCGAAGAGTTGCCGGACAAGCAGCGCCTGCCCATCATGCACGTCAAGCTCGAAGGGCTTTCCGTTGCGCAGACGGCGCAGTTGACCGGGCTTTCCGAGTCTGCGGTAAAGATTGGCGTGCATCGCGGGCTCAAGGCCCTAGCGGCCATGATCAGAGGTAAATGA